A genomic region of Gemmata massiliana contains the following coding sequences:
- a CDS encoding ATP-dependent nuclease produces the protein MNKTKISVKELKFSCNSIINFNDGDIVAFVGPNNSGKSATLKSISHCIERGKDSRYALPVVSVSIATSGTSQDFKEMILSALTPVNRGYLAYKNDGTTNVDQLEYMWSSKQLKVLSDFLCRTIYTTDRLALLGDTKRIPITAKPYLPIHHMLTNRNFEQQINGIFREAFGKDLIVNHGSGENIELRVGLKPKSEYGHDRVSRDYVEQVEQCPNLTNEGDGIRSFAGVIVNLLAPAATITLLDEPETFLHPPQSRLLGRILAREHKADAQLFVATHSGDILRGLIDVDNPRLRIIRLQRNGDIASIRELNAQDTRKYWKDPLIRYSNILDGIFHEKVVLCEGDSDNRFYAAILDTIWSMKGKDLRRPDVMFAHCGGKSRLPMVVEALRQLGVPVAVIADFDILNNEYPLRDIAQHLGVAWADIEKHWRIIKDEIEKNKPPLDKNGLRDAINKIIDESTATTLTSKSRNLIENELKRSSLWSEAKRLGKRYIPSGDASSHANQLFDKLEVAGLHIVPVGEVEGWVKEVGNHGPQWVAKVLETIDLRGENLKDARSFVEKITGSQ, from the coding sequence ATGAATAAGACAAAAATATCTGTCAAGGAATTGAAATTTTCATGCAATTCAATTATAAATTTTAATGATGGAGATATAGTGGCATTTGTTGGTCCAAATAACTCAGGAAAAAGTGCAACTTTAAAATCAATAAGTCATTGCATTGAGAGGGGGAAAGATTCGCGATACGCCCTACCCGTAGTCTCGGTATCGATCGCAACTAGCGGGACATCGCAAGATTTTAAAGAGATGATACTATCAGCTCTAACTCCGGTAAACAGAGGGTACTTGGCGTACAAAAACGACGGAACAACAAATGTAGATCAATTAGAATATATGTGGTCGAGCAAGCAATTGAAAGTTCTTTCGGATTTCTTATGCCGCACAATTTACACCACTGATAGATTGGCGTTGCTTGGCGATACCAAACGGATTCCAATAACTGCGAAGCCTTATTTGCCAATTCATCACATGCTAACTAATCGGAATTTTGAACAGCAGATTAATGGCATATTTCGCGAAGCATTTGGAAAAGATTTAATAGTTAACCACGGATCGGGAGAAAACATCGAGCTTCGAGTTGGCCTAAAGCCAAAATCTGAGTATGGCCATGATCGTGTTAGTCGAGATTATGTTGAGCAAGTAGAGCAATGTCCCAATTTAACAAATGAGGGCGATGGCATCCGCAGCTTTGCCGGAGTTATTGTGAATCTTCTAGCTCCAGCAGCAACAATAACTCTCTTAGATGAACCTGAAACATTCTTGCATCCTCCACAGTCCCGCCTGCTTGGCCGCATTCTCGCACGCGAACATAAGGCGGACGCGCAACTTTTCGTAGCAACTCATAGCGGAGATATTCTGCGAGGCTTGATCGATGTGGACAATCCAAGATTGAGAATTATCCGCCTCCAGAGGAACGGTGATATCGCGAGCATTCGGGAGTTAAACGCTCAAGACACTAGAAAATACTGGAAAGATCCCCTGATAAGATATTCAAATATACTGGATGGGATATTTCACGAAAAAGTAGTTTTATGCGAAGGCGATTCTGACAACCGATTCTATGCCGCAATTCTTGATACTATTTGGTCAATGAAGGGCAAAGACTTGCGTCGACCAGATGTTATGTTTGCTCATTGTGGTGGCAAATCTCGTTTACCAATGGTCGTAGAGGCTCTTCGGCAGTTGGGCGTTCCTGTCGCAGTGATTGCCGATTTCGACATATTGAATAATGAATATCCGCTTCGCGATATCGCGCAACACCTAGGTGTAGCATGGGCCGATATTGAGAAGCACTGGAGAATCATAAAAGACGAAATTGAAAAGAATAAGCCGCCGTTAGATAAAAATGGATTGAGAGATGCAATAAATAAAATAATCGACGAATCAACAGCGACAACATTGACATCAAAATCTCGAAATCTTATTGAGAACGAGCTAAAACGCTCTTCGCTGTGGTCTGAAGCCAAGCGACTTGGAAAGCGATATATACCAAGCGGCGATGCGTCATCTCATGCAAATCAATTATTCGACAAGCTCGAAGTCGCTGGATTGCACATTGTTCCTGTTGGTGAAGTTGAAGGCTGGGTAAAAGAAGTAGGTAACCACGGCCCACAGTGGGTAGCCAAGGTACTAGAGACAATTGACCTAAGAGGCGAAAATTTAAAAGATGCTAGATCATTTGTAGAAAAAATTACCGGATCTCAATAA